A stretch of the Aegilops tauschii subsp. strangulata cultivar AL8/78 chromosome 4, Aet v6.0, whole genome shotgun sequence genome encodes the following:
- the LOC109741732 gene encoding serine/threonine-protein kinase WAG1 — translation MEAPHPHPPMDVHEPAPPSPLFSDISPHFPLSIADAGAGALDLSFTSTASASTSSFTTATTFSARSSLSLPSFSSSTSLSPRPHSSSTSPHWTHLAAARAATPDGVLRLAHLHLVRELGHGHLARVFLCRLKSSPPASPLFALKVVDLRDDDPSRVCHVLAESRVLSSLDHPFVPTLYARLDAGRYACFLMDYCSGGDLHSVLRRRPGGRLPVAAARFYAAEVLLALEYLHVLGFVYRDLKPENVLLRGDGHVVLSDFDLAFPASVEPAVRRRQVRQQSRSRKRSLLPSCFSSNRGSDEDDGDAKERFEFVAEPTTANSKDCVGTHEYLAPELVSGNGHGNGVDWWAFGVFLYELVYGRTPFKGPAKDVTLKNILSKQVTYPKLDGEAEAAAQLKDLVGRLLERDPRRRMGSARGAAEIKRHPFFAGVDWALIRCVTPPVVPEADATAASPASAARQAKLGSWNSLGGSSFKKSSSFKKSSSFGRRSSYEERQGVFRKLMSWNHESRSKKTKTSRMKP, via the coding sequence ATGGAAGCACCGCACCCTCATCCGCCAATGGACGTCCATGAGCCTGCCCCGCCGTCCCCGCTCTTCTCTGACATTTCCCCACACTTCCCACTGTCCATTGCggacgccggcgccggcgcgctGGACCTCTCCTTCACCTCCACCGCCTCCGCATCCACCTCCTCCttcaccaccgccaccaccttcAGCGCGCGGAGCTCTCTCTCTCTGCCGTCCTTCTCCTCCTCCACCTCGCTCTCGCCGCGGCCGCACTCGTCGTCCACCTCCCCGCACTGGAcgcacctcgccgccgcccgtgccgccACCCCGgacggcgtcctccgcctcgcccaCCTCCACCTCGTCCGCGAGCTCGGCCACGGACACCTCGCGCGGGTCTTCCTCTGCCGCCTCAAGTCCTCGCCGCCGGCCTCACCGCTCTTCGCGCTCAAGGTCGTCGACCTCCGCGACGACGATCCCTCCCGTGTCTGCCACGTCCTCGCCGAGTCTCGCGTCCTCTCCTCGCTCGACCACCCATTCGTGCCCACCCTGTACGCGCGCCTCGACGCCGGACGCTACGCGTGCTTCCTCATGGACTACTGCTCCGGGGGCGACCTGCACTCGgtgctccgccgccgccccggaggCCGCCTGCCCGTCGCAGCGGCCAGGTTCTACGCCGCCGAGGTGCTGCTCGCTCTGGAGTACCTGCACGTGCTCGGCTTCGTGTACCGCGACCTCAAGCCGGAGAACGTGTTGCTCCGAGGAGACGGTCACGTCGTGCTCTCAGACTTCGACCTCGCGTTCCCGGCGTCCGTGGAGCCCGCCGTCCGCCGCCGGCAGGTGCGGCAGCAGAGCCGCAGCCGCAAGAGGAGCCTCCTACCGTCGTGCTTCTCTTCCAACCGCGGCAGCGACGAGGACGACGGTGACGCGAAGGAGCGGTTCGAGTTCGTGGCCGAGCCGACGACCGCCAACTCCAAGGACTGCGTGGGCACGCACGAGTACCTCGCGCCGGAGCTGGTGAGCGGGAACGGGCACGGCAACGGCGTGGACTGGTGGGCCTTCGGGGTGTTCCTGTACGAGCTGGTGTACGGGCGCACGCCGTTCAAGGGCCCCGCCAAGGACGTGACGCTCAAGAACATCCTGTCGAAGCAGGTCACGTACCCGAAGCTGGACGGCGAGGCCGAGGCGGCCGCGCAGCTCAAGGACCTCGTCGGCAGGCTGCTCGAGAGGGACCCGCGGCGGCGCATGGGGTCcgcgcgcggggcggccgagatCAAGCGGCACCCGTTCTTCGCGGGCGTGGACTGGGCGCTCATACGGTGCGTGACGCCGCCGGTGGTGCCGGAGGCCGACGCCACCGCCGCGTCCCCCGCCTCCGCCGCCAGGCAGGCGAAGCTCGGGAGCTGGAACAGCCTGGGCGGCAGCAGCTTCAAGAAGAGCAGTAGCTTCAAGAAGAGCAGCAGCTTCGGGAGGAGGTCGAGCTACGAGGAGCGGCAGGGTGTATTCCGCAAGCTGATGAGTTGGAACCATGAGAGCCGATCCAAGAAGACCAAGACGAGCAGAATGAAGCCATGA